TTAGTTTTTGTGGGGTTCGGTAGGGCGACTCTTTGACACATAATAGTTGCAACAAAACTCAGACTGCTTCGAGTTTTGACTGACAAGTGCAGATGAAAAGCTTTTTGAAAAAGCATGTGTACATGTAAAAGAAAACTCAGGTCGCGGCCAAAATACATAGAGAAAGGAGACTTTTTTCAAAGTGGTTAAGGTAGCTCAATTAGACTAAAAATCATTGCGTGGTTTGAATTCACAACAAAGAAAGAGAATGCGAGGTAGAGGAATTTGTCAACTCGTCAAGTTTACGACCTAAAAGGCCATTTTATCGTCTACACAATTGATCAAAGGCGCTTTGTGATTTCCTTGACTTACCTTTAAAATTATGTCATTAGGCAACTTTTAAACATGTATGAAGAAGAGTTCGGGCTACCAAGTAATGGCGCTATTACATTACCCTGTGATTCGGTTTTCATGGACTACATCATTTCACTGATCAAGAAATGCGTAGCTGCCGGAGATCTTCGAGTGTTTTGAGAGAAAAGGGCCCACAAAGCAATGCTCCTATCGATTCATTCATGTTGCTGTACTTCATCTTCTAATTTGCACAAAGAAAGTGGAAATCAGTAACTTCTTGTTTATTTAGTTATGTCTCATtgtccaacccattttttagtggataatattagtggttaattattttcttttaaccattttgccacccttAGTCTCAGATAATAATTTGCAAAAGGTATTAAACTTATCATTTTTTATGCATTTGATTTCCAATATCCACTGATATATCCAATTAACGATCAATTCCCTCTATCCCCTTCGCCAAAAACTCTAATGTAATATGGCTTCCACTTTTTTAGTCAGAATGATTCATATATTTGTAAGTTTTGATCAACCAAGTTATCGCCCGGGATAAGATAGTAAAGTCATTCCATGATGATAATGTTAAGAACTTCTTAGTTTCAAAATTGAAAATTGAAAGCTCCATTTCATTTGTTGTGACACATTCTTTTAGTTTCCTACTTTACAATCTATTTTGAGCTATCATTTACAAAACACTATGCCATGACTCAACAAACAAGAAGCTGCTGATTTTCACTTTCTTGGTGCAAAGAATAAGCTGAACAGAAACATGAAGGAATTGAGAGGAGCAATGCTTTGTGAAGATCTCCAGCGGCCACACCTTTCTTGATTAGTGAAATGATGTAATCCATGAACGCTGAATCACAGGGTAATTTAATAGGGCCTCCACTCGGTATCCCAAACTCCTCTTCAGACATGTTGAAGAGTTGCCTAACGACCTCATTTTCAAGGTATGTCAAGGGAATGAGAAATCGCCTTTGATCAATTGTATAGAGTACAAAATGACCCTTTTCAACTATATAGGATGAAGATGTACTACAACTGTCTGAATCACTACCATTTCTTGGAAATGAAATCCTCTTAAAGCTGCATGGCTGCAAACTTCTGCCATCTCCTAGCCATTTTGATGAGTTTCTTGGCACTGATCAttgtctttttttgttttttgttttttgggaaGATTGAAACAAGAAAGTAAACAAGAAATTTAGAGACTTTTTGAGGGTTGAATTGTTAATGCTTGTCCTGAATTGGTAATGAAAAGGTTCATGAAAGGGGGATTATTTATACAAGAAACTGGAGACGACTAATCTTTAgttggagctgaagtttttgttacTAACAAAAGGCAAAGCCATGTGCTGATGCATGTTGGTCATGTTGATATGGGGCCTTAAATTTGTGGATGAAGCTAGTTTGAAAGGATGGAAAATAATACTAAagtttcttcatttcttcactttgGTTGACAACAGATTGGGCCTATTAGGTATGATATCAGCTCATACTTAAATAATTTGAAGCCATTAAATGAAGAATAGCTTTTAGAAGGCAAAACCATGTGCTACTCCTTTCTTTGTCATGTCGATAAGGGATCTTTAAATTGTCATCTTGTCTTGTCCTATTCTGCTTTAGTTATAACAAAATTTTTGGGCTTGAGTAATACTGTTGACAGATTTTACTCAAAAGATACATTAACAATAAGAAAACTGAACCATTTTTTGGTTAATAGTATCAAAACAAACTAAGCGATTCAGCAACCAAAGAAATTGGTCGTTGCAGTCAATTCAGAAgtcttttttctttgctttttttctttcttctttttggtggaAGACTGTACATGGTAGAAGGACGAAAagatcatttttcacaaaatagTGTAGGTTATGTGTGAGAAAATGAAGGATATTGATAAATAAAAAGATCATTTATCACAGTTTTCGTCGAGAAACAAAAACTGTGATATTAACCAGTGCAAAATACAGCTTAAAGTCTTCTATTTGAACTATTATGCTTCTATTGGGTTAATGCAGCTTTTGACATAATTTTCTTATGAATTAGGACTAGAAATTTGGATATTCTACATATTTAGAACCCTATTTTGGTAATTTTTGCAGGATCTCGAGGCTATTTTGTGCTTACTGATTGGTCTGTGAATACTTTTGAGGCCAATCAAAAATTGACAACATAAAATATGATCACACTTCTATGTTATCCATTGAATTCACAGGACCCCTagaaagcaactgaaagaaatcGGATATAATCACAAAGTTAAAGAGTGTTGACAAGAATATGGAGTTTCGATGAATAATAAGATGTTGAATATTCTGTACACTTGTTGAATATCATGTATTCATTACAAAACATTAAGGTCAACAAACTAGTAATTCTGTGTTTCTTAGCTCATGAAGGTATAAAGCTGATGAGCATCGACTGGAAGCTACTGATACAAGCAACGCATTCTGAAGATCTACAGCTACACCTCTTTCGATGAGTGATATGACGTAGTTCATGAATATGGAATCACACGGTAATGTAATAGGTCCATCACTCGGAAGTCCAAACTCTTCTTCAGACATGTGCAATAGTTGTCCGATTATCTCATGTTGTAGATAAGCCAAAGGAACCACAAATCGCTTTTGATCAGTTGTATACACCACAAAATGCCCTTTGCCAACTATAGAATAAGATGTACTACAACACTCTGCGTCATGGTTATTGGATCTTGGAAATGAAATTCTCTTCCTTTGGTTGACCGCAAACTTCTGCCATTTCCTTGCTATCTTGATGATTTTGTTAGCACTGATCATGTTTATTTCTTCGGTTTATAGGAAAGAAAATATTGTTTGAGTTTTTAGAAGGTTTGATTGAGTTCTATCTGCTTGATGATCAAAATGTTTTATGGAAGCAATTTATTTATAGCTGAGGCTAGAGTTATGACTTTGAAAATTGTAGCTCTAGTTGTCAACCTGAGTCAGGTATTGAAGGCAAAATCATGTGCTGATGTTTAATATGGGACCTTAGAAATTGTGGGAATGGCTGGTTGTCATGTTTTAAGTAAAGAGGTTGATGcatttattgaattatttgtcACTATATCTTTAAACCAAGTGGTCCAAGACTAGGTCATCAACTTCATCCATTCTTCTGGATTTTATAAGAAACAGTAGGGCCTAATGTTGTTGTTCAACAAAATTTATGGTCTGAATACTTTGACATTAACAGAATAAGCAAAACCATGTAAAACTTCATGTGCTGTTGTCTCAAATTTATATGCTAATACACAAAGCGTTTGAGCAGAACACAAATATCTTAGACATTCAAACTTTTATTTCCTGTGCAATTCTCAAAATTGTTGTTCTTTCTTTTCCTTCATCATTTAGAATTACTAAATATCATTAGTGGCAATGGGTATCAAAGTGATTCCATTTATTCAGGCTAATCGGATCCTAAGGAGGTCTTCGACATGTGGAGGTGTTCCAAAAGGACATTGTGCAGTATATGTAGGAGAGAGCCGGAAGAAACTATTCATCGTGCCAATATCATACTTGAACCAGCCTTTATTTCAAGACTTGTTAGCTCAAGCTGAAGAAGAGTTTGACTTTGATCATCCGATGGGCGGTCTCACAATACCTTGCAATGAGGATGTGTTCGTTGATCTCACTTCCCGCTTGAGGATATTATGAATAGGACCATGAAAGAGTAGATTGTAGAGATCTAGAAGTCATTTTCATTGTATAGAGCATTCCCAATGTAAATTAGTCCCAAAACAAAAGTGGAATTTGCACCTTCT
The sequence above is drawn from the Nicotiana tabacum cultivar K326 chromosome 13, ASM71507v2, whole genome shotgun sequence genome and encodes:
- the LOC142168360 gene encoding auxin-responsive protein SAUR21-like translates to MGIKVIPFIQANRILRRSSTCGGVPKGHCAVYVGESRKKLFIVPISYLNQPLFQDLLAQAEEEFDFDHPMGGLTIPCNEDVFVDLTSRLRIL
- the LOC107810690 gene encoding auxin-responsive protein SAUR68-like, with product MISANKIIKIARKWQKFAVNQRKRISFPRSNNHDAECCSTSYSIVGKGHFVVYTTDQKRFVVPLAYLQHEIIGQLLHMSEEEFGLPSDGPITLPCDSIFMNYVISLIERGVAVDLQNALLVSVASSRCSSALYLHELRNTELLLLSRGPVNSMDNIEV